The Arachis ipaensis cultivar K30076 chromosome B03, Araip1.1, whole genome shotgun sequence region atgtGGATATTTaagtcttttaaaatttaaaaatatatttaaatttttaatatttttaaaatatagacatattaattttttatgttcaCAAAAATTAAACGCAACTCTCATTGTACTGATCTAGTCAATACGAATGTACacatagaaaattttttaaaatgagaCAAATTAGACTCcaaaacttaaatatattttaaattctcaaaaacTTATATATCTATAGACTAAAAGGTTAAGAATCGATTTGtctttttcttaaaaactaaATAACTATTTAACTAACACCAAACTCAAAACATATTCCTCTACGCCCCTTGAAAACCATCAACCATGTGATAAAGAGGAATTTATaaatatttcttttaattctctatttaagatcaaaatactaTATTTATCATAAAAGCTATCTCATCACAATCTCTTCTTAATAATTCCTCAAAAATACCTTTTTAATATCACATTTTAGTAACTAGTCAGGAGAGTTGAGTTTAGGTGACTTAATACATACCAAATATAACTTGTTATTTATCTATAATTTAAAAAAGTACAACCCTTCAAAATCAAaggacaaaaaaagaaaaaataaatacaagGTCTAAAGTTTAAATTGGAATATTGGATAAACAAAGttaaagaaattaataaaaaataataagacAACAGATAAGAAAAATTGAATAACAATAATCATACAACGTAGATAATTTATCGACTACAGTTGTATTTTTAAACCATTCAAAGTTTCTAACAAATATTACACTTACGCAGTTACGCTAATGGCATTAGTCGTTAGAGACACTCAGAAATTGAAACCGTTCACGCTCTCCTTGCATGAGATAGCCTAAATCACAGGATCCATCAATGGTGGCTTGGAGTGAACATGGTGCTCACTGGGAAAGGGATCGAAATTCGAAACTAAGAAGATCCACACTCCATAGCTGCTACCTTGGGCAGGGACTCTAATTCATGTAATTTACAATACAATCTTGTCAAGGAAAGAACCAAAAAAAGAGTAGATTTGAAGACTATAATTTAAGATAATAATGACAATAATAGGACTAAATGATAAAATTGCAAACTCTAAAATTAGGAGAAAATTACAACTCTTTTCTTTACATGAGTAAACTATTAAAATGACACTCTGAAAGTTTATATcaacaaaaaaatcacaaaagaTGCTAAcgataaataaatttttgaaaaatttaaaagcacgacaaattttttaaaaaaaattagaataaattaccacattttttaaaaataaaaaaaatcaaaagatcaaatttTACTCCAAATTCTTTTTCTTACacctaaatatttattcaaatattatCACAAAAATTCAGATTAACTGGATGAGCCGTTTACTAAATACAATTTTTTTGTCaattacaacatataataattATTGATTAGTTTTATCCCATTTTCGAATCATTTATGAGCCGTTTTGTTGATAACATTTAATTGGTAGTTAACCCTTTTTATGATGGTAAAAATTACATTCATACAAACAAAACCAAATTACAAACAAAAAACCTAACTAACGGTTTTCTCTCGCTAATTACACTCTAACACATTCACTAATTATtatgtttttgctcacttattcactctgcaatttaacaaaattaaacaTACGGCCACTAATGTCTTCGGCACCAGGCGATTTCATGTCTCCAAGGCCCAAGCTCTCACCCAGCTAGACAAACTCCAAAGTACATGCAATTAGAAGTGTTTTTGGAAACATTGTTCCATTCCAATAACTCTGCTTAATGCTTACGTTAATCACAGTGAGCTTGTACTGTTGTCACCTGCAACCCAATACCGCTTGACTGCAAACAAAACCTTCTCTGAAACCAATGGACCATCCTCGTTATCCACCATTCTCGTTTTCCACCTCATTCCTCTCACAATTCTCTTCACCCGCATTAGCACGCCAACATCATCTCGAATTATTACAGCTCCTTCAGGCCGTAATATACGATCCATCTCCAATAAAATGTCTTCTGCGCCGCACCTGTATTCATGGTTTGAGTCAGGCAAAACCAGAACTTCGTATGAACTACTTTGGCTGCTAAGTGCTATTTGCATatatgtgtgtgcgtgtgtgtgtgtaaattgcaatgaaaaacaatttactcattcttgtaTAAGCTGAAAACAGCATTTGCATGGATTAGGTCATAGGTCCTGGGATATGTGGAGAAGGCTTCGCACCtggcagaaaataaaaaaattatcaaactgaacaaggttttttttttttttcatccccTCCGTTTCCAATTCACACGGTATAAAAAGCATAACTAGTGATAAGCCAGCAAGACTCAATAGACTATCTATAAAACCACTATAATAAATAGAATTTGCAGGGACAGAAAGTAAAAAATAAGTATAGGAAATAAGATAACTTCTGATTAGTCAATATTAATTCTCACTTTTTGAAGAGTTTAGAGTTAGAATTCAGTGTTTACGGtttaaaattttagatttatgatttagaGTAAATGGATACTCCANNNNNNNNNNNNNNNNNNNNNNNNNNNNNNNNNNNNNNNNNNNNNNNNNNNNNNNNNNNNNNNNNNNNNNNNNNNNNNNNNNGGACACCTCAACAAATAAGTTACCAATCGTGATAAATGCCAATCAATCCACGCTCAAATATAACACCAAGGTTAGCTTTCTCTGCGATTGTAGGCACAACATTCATAACCCATAATTTCGGAGAGTCCATGGCAGCAGCAAAACTCCCCAGACCAGCATTCATGTCCATTATGTTGCGATACCTTCCCGAGTCAATGATTTTGTTGACCCGCTTATAAGCGTTTACATGCTTCTTCCATGATCGATTATCATCCTCAAATATCTCTACAGATAGACCAGGAACAGATCCACTTGTTATTCTGGAAGGAATAGCATTGAGTCTCTCTGGGAATGGCTTCCACGAACCATTAGTTTTAGTAGGAGTTATACAATTTTCCATCTTTTTGTACCTACACAGTGTCAGAGCTTTCAGATTAAGATTACAACCATAGTCCTACCTCGTTCAAGTTAGGGGACTAACACTATGCTAGAGATCTACACATATAAAATCTCTTGAAAGGCCTTGCATTGCTTCTCAACTACTTAATTATCTTGAAAGATGCCATTTACCAGCCAGGAAATAGTTCTtgcaaataaatataaaatacatttCAAAAACTTGTTTAACATAAAAAAGAAACATAAATCCAAACTCCTTGTATTCTTCGAAACACAAGCCTTAGGAAATAAGCTTGGGATTAATAACTTAGAATAGAAAATGCAGCCGGGGAATCAAATTGTAAATATTCATAACGTATGGACAAGAGGTGTTGGTTATAAGCGGTTTCTTGAGGTGTTGCCATAGGTGATAAGAAGATGGTCCTCTAGTATCTTAGGCATGGTAACCATAGTCAACATAGTAGTCCTCTTATTTGTATTGTAATGCATATTTTCCTTCAGAGTTAACACAAAAAATGGTGTATCTAATTGTCTGAACATAAATCATCAAATTGGAAATAAGTAATCCATggaagagaaagagaagggaAAAAATATTGATGAAATGATATGAGAAAGAAAAATACCAGACATCACTGGCATTTGTAGCATCACATGTTGAAGATTGAGCTTCTTGTTCAGTGCATTCATCAGTATTTAATCTTTTTCTCCATATAGCGATTTCACCCTTCTCATGTCTCTTTTCCCAACAAAGAAGTTTAGCAATATCCTCAATCTGCCTTTGCTCCTCCTCAAGCTCATCTTCAGGACGCTGCCATGCTCGGTAGCTATTCCTCCAGCTGATTGGAGGGCCAGAAAGGATCCAGTAACCACCAGGTCTAAGAACTCGATCAACCTCCTTCATATATATACCATCTAACaatttttttgaattcaaataattTTATGAATTTTGCTTCTTTTAATGAACCATTGAACAAtaaataagaaaacatgaaaaaaaaaaaacaatgaattAAAAGAAGAAAGATATAATAATCTATTAAGGACAACAATGATTTGAAGATCATCATCTTATATAAATAAATAGGACATAGTTTTCGTACTTGAAGTTATCTTAGGTTGTCTAAGGTCAATGTGATCAAATAAAGTAGCCTACAAGCTAACCTTTAAAttgttaatttcaaattaaacatATGTCTCAGCAAAAACCAAAGTAGTCATGAAATATAGAGTTTTGAAACATGTAATGCATGAATGTctcattaaaaaaaatgtttcatCTATAGAAGCCTTGATCGCCTGTGGAATCATTTCCTTAAGTGATAGCATGAGATTTATTAGGTGAACTAAAAGAAATGTTTATTGTCCTGTGTCAGAGATATGGTAGTTATCTTACCATTTCCACCCCATGGAATCAAACAGCGAGAACAATGTGCCATGTCAAATGATCCAGAAGGGAAAGGCAACATGATGGTTCCAAGAACGCCAATGATAGCCGGAACACCTCTTTCTAAAGCAAATTGCACTTGTGCTTCATGAGAGTCCCTTGGTGCAATTGACATTGTAACAACATTTTTCTTAAACAGGTATGCCCCCCAACTAGCAACCTACCATCACCAATAACCATCAAATGAGCTAGGATATAACACCTACTGCACATATAGTATAAGAGCTCAAAATTTTGCATGGAAGAAGCATTTAGAAGTAGAAGGAACCAAGATAAAagcttataattaattattaagtgAAAACTTAGAATTCCTTCATGTAGATGAGAAATGCAAGAATAAAACAGAACAAGGAATGTCAGCTGTGACTGAAAGACTAAGAGCTTAAAGAAGAGTAAAAcataattgttattattattattaattttatttttattattattgagagttgttagtattattattattgttgttagtaTTATTATTCCTGTtggtattgttattattattattgttgttattgttaatgttattgttattattattcatatTGATGTTATTGTTATCCTTCTTagtaattattgttattattattgtcgttattattattgttattattttattattatttaattttatttaaataattagatttttaaattataaaatttgtattagtttgtaatttaaattttaaatagatataatttaaattaataatttataaaattgtatGTATTCGTATTATTGTACTCAtatgattaattatatttattcgatttaaaaaaaaaaataacagttGTTAATTTTTAACTAACAAATAAATAcacttatattatttttaaattaaaattttttaaataaatgtactcttattattttaattttttaatttaaataaacatatttgtattattttaaataaacatattcttattattttaaaattttttaaatttaaatcaacgtactcatattattttaaataagtatattcttttaatttaaaaataatatgaatgtatttaaaaaaaattaaccactggtattttttaaaaatcgaataaatataattaatcataTGAGTACAAAATAAT contains the following coding sequences:
- the LOC107629498 gene encoding probable methyltransferase PMT2, which codes for MSIAPRDSHEAQVQFALERGVPAIIGVLGTIMLPFPSGSFDMAHCSRCLIPWGGNDGIYMKEVDRVLRPGGYWILSGPPISWRNSYRAWQRPEDELEEEQRQIEDIAKLLCWEKRHEKGEIAIWRKRLNTDECTEQEAQSSTCDATNASDVWYKKMENCITPTKTNGSWKPFPERLNAIPSRITSGSVPGLSVEIFEDDNRSWKKHVNAYKRVNKIIDSGRYRNIMDMNAGLGSFAAAMDSPKLWVMNVVPTIAEKANLGVIFERGLIGIYHDWCEAFSTYPRTYDLIHANAVFSLYKNECGAEDILLEMDRILRPEGAVIIRDDVGVLMRVKRIVRGMRWKTRMVDNEDGPLVSEKVLFAVKRYWVAGDNSTSSL